The Anastrepha ludens isolate Willacy chromosome X, idAnaLude1.1, whole genome shotgun sequence genome includes a window with the following:
- the LOC128869694 gene encoding uncharacterized protein LOC128869694: protein MSFLKRKSVALLRQLNLNQPSVEELHAIDHAELTVRLEQLDRIQDQFESTQSQLEEEDPNELDANNHDEFAATFIRNKAAFTRELNKVDYQPMSSTGNPPPQEQPSVVIVKQPRSRLPELQLPQFGDSELLNLEKFQHLRSCLKGAALETIQSLEIRDENYITALNLLVERFDNRHLIFQALRQGLQSLGTTEQIADCLLQHITAQKLDATTHTLWEERVSTNRLPPWTDTVTFLHKRCQAMENVAHAMVTKTPSTQTAQKICAVYNKHDYVVYSCPVFASISPNECWKKARNVKLCINCLKPGHQVQQCKSSACRRCSLMHHTLLHFNQMDQTNLRPPEG, encoded by the exons ATGTCGTTCTTAAAACGGAAAAGCGTAGCCTTACTACGCCAACTTAATTTGAATCAACCTAGTGTAGAGGAACTGCACGCCATAGATCATGCAGAGCTAACAGTGAGATTGGAGCAGCTAGATCGTATTCAAGATCAATTCGAGTCAACGCAATCTCAACTGGAAGAGGAAGACCCTAATGAACTTGACGCCAACAATCACGATGAATTTGCAGCCACGTTCATTAGGAACAAGGCAGCATTTACCAGAGAATTAAACAAGGTGGATTACCAACCAATGTCGTCAACGGGGAATCCACCACCTCAGGAGCAGCCATCCGTCGTCATAGTGAAGCAGCCAAGGTCGCGCCTACCAGAATTACAGCTACCACAATTTGGTGACTCTGAACTGTTGAATCTGGAAAAATTCCAGCATCTACGATCCTGCTTGAAGGGTGCAGCGCTGGAAACCATTCAATCTCTTGAAATTCGTGATGAAAATTACATAACTGCATTGAACTTACTAGTTGAAAGATTTGATAACCGACATTTAATTTTTCAGGCGCTCAGACAGG GTTTGCAGTCGCTGGGCACAACCGAACAAATAGCCGACTGTTTACTCCAGCACATTACGGCACAGAAATTGGATGCGACCACGCATACGCTATGGGAAGAACGAGTATCCACTAACAGACTGCCCCCTTGGACGGACACGGTTACTTTTTTGCATAAGAGATGCCAAGCAATGGAAAATGTGGCCCACGCTATGGTAACGAAGACACCTAGCACTCAG ACTGCTCAAAAAATCTGCGCTGTCTATAATAAGCACGATTACGTCGTCTACTCCTGTCCCGTGTTTGCCAGTATTAGCCCGAATGAATGCTGGAAAAAGGCAAGAAACGTTAAATTGTGTATTAACTGCCTTAAACCAGGCCATCAGGTGCAGCAGTGCAAATCATCTGCATGTCGCCGTTGCTCGTTGATGCACCACACTCTATTGCATTTTAATCAGATGGATCAGACGAATCTTAGACCACCTGAAGGATAA
- the LOC128869695 gene encoding E3 SUMO-protein ligase ZBED1-like: MHKYVRASNGQGCSAATIEEKEQEEEPQAKKARYGQSNVWNFFNKSSDGKTAKCLKCGKIYQTSGNTTNMAGHLKRVHPTLTVSELPKASGHMAAYLDKKYEASSKRKRDLDSALLNFICSDLRPFYIVENEGFKQFVNALDPRYELPSRSTLLSTCYNNLFMNMRMKLKSILQEVEYCAVTTDCWTSRANEAYLTVTCHFIDPEFKLRTAVLSTSKLQNEKNHSAENIANSLCAVLIEWEVMDKVAAIVTDSARTMIKACEILQKRHVPCFAHVINLIVQQCLNQEKIKVIMGKCKSIVGFFKKSTVAYAKFKEAQNTEKPYSLKQECPTRWNSAFHMIERILKTNDAISSVLLSTPKGLAPFSADEILILKDIKILLQPFECATLQTSSRTLVTVSLIIPITCGLLHNLQLLKNDLKTVEGRESCNCLLEGISSRLLQYEIRNVPRVATLLDPRFKKEAFHSPFNITEAQKLLENELSFFNAQKSRPCDEPRLPTSTSTSQTSLFQFLEKNKSLKHKTNTVDSILSIRQYFNLDNLESNSNPLDYWKISSDKSFQHCCKKYFCVPATSTESERIFSKAGIVVSEKRSSLQFKHVDMLLFINRNKWISEQQ, from the exons ATGCATAAATATGTTAGAGCTTCAAATGGGcaag GTTGTAGTGCGGCAACCATTGAAGAAAAAGAGCAAGAGGAAGAGCCGCAAGCCAAAAAGGCGCGATATGGTCAGTCCAatgtgtggaatttttttaataagtcctCGGATGGCAAGACTgccaaatgtttaaaatgtgGTAAAATTTATCAAACCAGCGGAAACACCACCAACATGGCGGGACATTTAAAGCGGGTACACCCAACGTTAACGGTGAGTGAGTTGCCAAAGGCTTCAGGACATATGGCGGCTTATTtggataaaaaatatgaagccTCATCGAAACGGAAGAGAGATTTGGACAGCGCATTGTTAAATTTCATTTGCTCCGATTTACGTCCATTTTACATTGTAGAAAACGAGGGATTTAAGCAATTTGTAAATGCTTTGGATCCCCGATACGAATTGCCTTCACGATCAACATTGCTTTCAACatgttataataatttattcatgAACATGAGAATGAAACTGAAAAGCATTTTGCAAGAAGTGGAATATTGCGCTGTGACAACCGACTGTTGGACATCTCGAGCCAACGAGGCTTATTTGACCGTAACTTGCCATTTTATAGATCCAGAATTTAAACTTCGCACAGCAGTACTTTCGACTAGTAAGTTACAGAATGAGAAAAATCATTCTGCAGAAAACATTGCGAACTCTCTATGTGCAGTGCTAATTGAATGGGAAGTTATGGACAAAGTTGCAGCCATTGTTACCGATAGCGCAAGAACAATGATAAAAGCATGTGAGATATTGCAAAAAAGACATGTGCCATGCTTTGCGCATGTTATTAATTTAATAGTTCAACAATGCCTGAATcaagagaaaataaaagttattatgGGGAAATGCAAAAGTATTGTgggattttttaagaaaagcacAGTAGCTTACGCCAAGTTTAAAGAAGCTCAAAATACAGAGAAGCCATACAGTTTAAAGCAAGAATGTCCTACAAGATGGAATAGCGCATTTCATATGATTGAAAGAATTCTTAAAACAAATGATGCTATAAGCAGTGTTCTTCTTTCAACCCCAAAGGGACTTGCCCCGTTTTCGGCtgacgaaattttaattttaaaagacataaaaattttattgcaaccTTTTGAATGTGCAACATTGCAAACTTCTTCGCGAACGTTGGTCACGGTATCATTAATAATTCCTATAACTTGCGGACTTCTGCATAATttgcaattgttaaaaaatgaccTAAAAACAGTTGAAGGTCGCGAAAGCTGCAATTGCTTATTGGAGGGCATATCGTCCAGACTACTGCAATATGAAATTCGCAATGTTCCTCGAGTGGCAACTTTGCTAGATCCTCGGTTTAAAAAAGAAGCGTTTCACTCACCATTTAACATCACTGAGGCTCAAAAACTCTTGGAAAACGAGCTTTCTTTTTTCAACGCACAGAAGTCTCGCCCTTGCGACGAACCACGCCTGCCAACATCAACCTCCACATCGCAGACatccctttttcaatttttggaaaaaaacaaaagtttgaaaCATAAAACTAATACAGTGGATTCCATATTGTCAATTCGTCAATATTTTAATCTAGACAATTTGGAATCAAACTCCAACCCTTTAGATTATTGGAAG aTCTCATCAGATAAATCATTTCAGCATtgctgcaaaaaatatttctgcgtTCCAGCAACTTCGACAGAAAGCGAACGTATCTTCAGTAAGGCTGGAATCGTTGTAAGCGAAAAAAGAAGTTCGCTTCAGTTTAAACATGTTGACATGCTACTTTTTATCAATCGGAACAAGTGGATCTCTGAACAGCAATGA
- the LOC128869697 gene encoding ATP-dependent DNA helicase PIF1-like, giving the protein MGFFILHITGRIYGRIPKIACQHLGLLENDNHWEITLSEAGLTCLPSQLRSLLAIILTTCSPSDPKALWENHKDNLSEDYMRAARAANDNTNLNCSLQIYNQALIDIENICISINSKSLEHLGLHSPVRDRIDLADKDISRKMSYDIEALHTFISKSKPLLVTDQKVAYETTQGMIIENKGGLIFLDAPGGTGKTFLLNLILADVREKKEIAVAVASSGIAATLLCGGRSAHSAFKLPLSMQISDTPMCNISKNSGQGRVLKTCKLIVWDECTMAHKKSLEALDRSLRDLRGNDQPMGGALLLLAGDFRQILPVIPKGIAADEVNACLKSSYLWD; this is encoded by the coding sequence ATGGGATTTTTCATACTGCATATCACTGGACGCATTTATGgtagaataccaaaaattgcTTGCCAACATTTAGGTCTACTGGAAAACGATAATCACTGGGAAATTACATTATCTGAAGCTGGACTGACATGCCTTCCTTCGCAGCTTCGCAGCTTATTGGCAATAATATTGACAACCTGTTCGCCATCAGATCCAAAAGCACTATGGGAAAATCACAAAGATAACCTTAGTGAAGACTACATGAGAGCAGCACGAGCTGCAAACGATAATACAAACCTGAACTGCTCTTTGCAAATTTACAACCAAGCGCTAATCGAcatagaaaatatatgtatttcaattAATAGCAAATCCTTGGAGCATTTGGGATTACACTCTCCCGTTCGAGACAGAATCGATTTGGCCGACAAAGATATCTCCCGGAAAATGAGTTACGATATCGAGGCTCTTCATACTTTTATAAGCAAAAGCAAACCTCTATTGGTTACGGATCAAAAGGTCGCATACGAAACTACTCAAGGAATGATTATAGAAAATAAGGGAGGATTGATTTTTTTGGATGCGCCTGGAGGAACCGGTAAAACATTTCTGCTCAATTTGATATTGGCTGATGTaagagaaaagaaagaaatcgcTGTGGCAGTTGCTTCTTCAGGAATAGCGGCTACCCTTTTGTGTGGCGGACGATCAGCTCACTCAGCTTTTAAGTTACCACTGTCTATGCAAATATCTGACACACCGATGTGCaatataagcaaaaactcaGGTCAAGGTAGGGTTCTAAAGACATGTAAGCTAATCGTGTGGGATGAGTGCACAATGGCCCATAAAAAGTCGCTAGAAGCTTTAGACCGATCTCTGAGAGACTTGAGAGGTAATGATCAACCCATGGGTGGTGCCTTACTCTTACTGGCAGGGGATTTTCGACAAATTCTTCCAGTTATTCCGAAAGGAATCGCCGCAGATGAAGTGAATGCCTGCTTAAAATCGTCATACCTATGGGACTGA